In Massilia forsythiae, one DNA window encodes the following:
- a CDS encoding DUF1810 domain-containing protein, producing the protein MQTDFNLERFVEAQQGVYDKALAELQAGRKRSHWMWFIFPQVAGLGGSAMAQRYAIASGEEAAAYLAHPLLGPRLRACAAAVASHGERAIGEILDHPDDLKFRSSMTLFADVAPDEALFQRCIDQFFGGEPDAATLARLG; encoded by the coding sequence ATGCAAACCGATTTCAACCTGGAGCGCTTCGTCGAGGCGCAGCAAGGCGTCTACGACAAGGCGCTGGCCGAGCTGCAGGCCGGCCGCAAGCGCAGCCACTGGATGTGGTTCATCTTTCCGCAGGTGGCGGGCCTGGGCGGCAGCGCCATGGCCCAACGGTACGCGATCGCCTCCGGCGAAGAAGCCGCCGCCTACCTGGCGCATCCGCTGCTGGGACCGCGCCTGCGCGCCTGCGCTGCGGCCGTGGCAAGCCATGGCGAGCGCGCCATCGGCGAGATACTCGATCATCCCGACGACCTCAAGTTCCGCTCCAGCATGACGCTGTTCGCCGACGTCGCTCCGGACGAGGCGCTGTTCCAGCGCTGTATCGACCAGTTCTTCGGCGGCGAGCCCGACGCCGCCACGCTGGCGCGGCTGGGCTGA